The Syntrophales bacterium genome has a window encoding:
- the cas7i gene encoding type I-B CRISPR-associated protein Cas7/Cst2/DevR, which translates to MKNAKALTITYLTPVSFASLNGSDKEAENISSIKKLSRGTEQFPYGSSQWVRRALRDQLKNLGWTLSEGEAAKIAKGAATTEQKPDKYIDDDLFGFMGTVKGQAATTRTSPVRVSPLVSLNKYEGDLDFGTNYMGVKAGGNPNIFETEIHSGIYRGTVLIELDRVGCGDGFKDKKEELNSRERSKRVNSLLDAMKNLWSSGRQTRFLADISPKFVAAAILTTKNPIFLESVIPENGGVNAVILEEVLKDFKDEIKAVVFGARKDMFSALPESTITIGEAFNTMKKWVNEHYKS; encoded by the coding sequence ATGAAAAATGCAAAGGCTTTGACTATTACATATCTTACCCCTGTTTCGTTTGCCAGTCTTAATGGTTCCGATAAGGAGGCGGAAAACATTTCCAGTATCAAGAAATTGAGTCGGGGAACTGAACAATTTCCCTATGGCTCTTCTCAATGGGTTCGCAGGGCATTACGTGACCAGTTGAAAAACCTTGGATGGACTTTGTCTGAAGGTGAAGCAGCCAAAATTGCGAAGGGCGCTGCCACAACTGAACAGAAACCCGACAAGTATATAGATGATGACTTGTTCGGATTTATGGGAACTGTAAAAGGCCAAGCCGCCACTACACGGACCTCGCCTGTCAGGGTATCTCCGCTTGTTTCGCTTAACAAATATGAAGGGGATTTGGATTTTGGCACAAACTATATGGGAGTGAAAGCAGGGGGTAATCCCAATATCTTTGAAACGGAGATTCATTCCGGTATTTATCGAGGCACAGTACTTATTGAACTTGACCGTGTCGGCTGTGGTGATGGATTCAAGGATAAGAAAGAAGAACTAAACTCCCGGGAAAGATCCAAACGGGTTAACAGCTTGCTTGATGCCATGAAAAACTTGTGGTCATCCGGCAGGCAGACACGCTTTCTGGCAGACATTTCCCCGAAATTTGTTGCTGCAGCCATACTTACTACAAAAAACCCAATTTTTTTAGAATCAGTGATTCCTGAAAATGGTGGAGTAAATGCCGTCATATTGGAAGAAGTTTTAAAAGATTTTAAGGACGAAATCAAGGCAGTGGTCTTTGGTGCGAGAAAAGATATGTTTTCTGCTTTGCCAGAAAGTACGATTACAATCGGTGAAGCATTTAATACAATGAAAAAATGGGTAAATGAGCATTACAAGTCTTGA
- a CDS encoding tetratricopeptide repeat protein, translating into MKWLNKIWGGFSTVVLGNKAYTPAMDIRGFMMDSNQGTVGEQLPLFEDQYMLLNCGSLELKKLNLEEAKKAFQRYKDLYKDGDDINDKLKITDFLIQGFANAPGACPDEPAYLYGLWNSFEDFVKSIRFESDNIVSEIKNSFFQKLLASVDRCNLADAPYLSDNIPMGYVYMQTGKYDLAIKSLQSCILATPENATIYGYLGDAYMLRGQADIARQCYLEACLNSPSDMDWGHVKDKQLLKLRDQLIETFDMNESLASEWLPSYAYIQGLFKPKAIRLNEELKKFVGEYMALRKAYLKEPTPDLEPKLFIRAIILCDNETFMKLIKGIDFIDVRRQMKDMNSSLFSRYMKYIESRNQHKG; encoded by the coding sequence ATGAAATGGTTAAACAAGATATGGGGTGGTTTTTCTACTGTTGTATTGGGAAATAAGGCATATACGCCTGCAATGGATATCAGAGGGTTTATGATGGATTCAAATCAGGGTACTGTCGGTGAACAATTGCCGCTATTTGAGGATCAGTATATGCTGTTAAATTGCGGCTCATTAGAACTGAAAAAACTCAACCTCGAAGAGGCAAAAAAGGCTTTTCAGCGTTATAAGGATTTATATAAAGACGGTGACGATATTAATGATAAACTCAAGATCACCGATTTTTTAATCCAGGGTTTTGCGAATGCACCGGGTGCGTGTCCGGATGAACCTGCCTATTTGTACGGGTTATGGAATTCTTTTGAAGACTTTGTAAAATCTATCCGCTTTGAATCTGACAATATCGTTTCGGAAATCAAAAATTCCTTTTTCCAAAAGTTGCTTGCATCTGTTGATCGATGCAATCTGGCCGATGCACCCTACCTTTCCGACAATATTCCTATGGGCTACGTCTATATGCAGACCGGCAAATATGACTTGGCCATCAAATCCCTTCAGTCCTGCATTCTCGCAACACCGGAAAATGCCACGATTTATGGTTATCTTGGAGATGCTTATATGTTACGAGGCCAAGCGGACATTGCCAGGCAGTGTTATCTGGAAGCATGTTTGAATAGCCCCTCGGATATGGATTGGGGCCATGTGAAGGACAAGCAACTCCTGAAATTGAGAGATCAACTCATTGAAACATTCGACATGAATGAATCATTGGCTTCTGAATGGCTTCCAAGTTATGCCTATATTCAGGGTTTGTTCAAGCCCAAAGCTATAAGACTAAACGAGGAACTCAAAAAGTTTGTGGGTGAATATATGGCTTTGCGAAAGGCGTATTTAAAAGAACCGACACCTGATCTTGAACCGAAATTATTTATCAGGGCCATCATTCTTTGTGATAATGAGACTTTTATGAAACTTATCAAAGGGATCGATTTCATAGATGTTCGCAGGCAGATGAAGGATATGAATTCCTCATTATTTTCCAGATATATGAAGTACATTGAAAGCAGGAATCAACACAAAGGATAA
- a CDS encoding CRISPR-associated endonuclease Cas6 — translation MKIEKTELWITCKKPLEFPDGKALRGFFGNLYRNRPEFHHHNSGDNLIYSHPLIQYKIVEKSALIVGLKEGSYLLKAVPKLDHIELHHQNYAILEQKLHPSTVSCGLTSEPVHYRFATPWVGLNERNHVEYMRIKHRKELVSNLLRRILVGNILSMCKSLRYVVENKIEAVLDLEECAKVEIKRDVELVAFTGEFKVNFNIPDFWGIGKSSARGYGTVIRG, via the coding sequence ATGAAGATCGAAAAAACGGAATTATGGATTACTTGTAAAAAACCATTGGAATTTCCAGATGGGAAGGCTTTGAGGGGATTCTTTGGAAATTTGTACCGGAACCGACCTGAATTTCATCATCATAATAGTGGAGACAACTTAATTTACAGTCATCCTTTGATTCAATATAAAATAGTTGAGAAATCTGCGCTAATAGTGGGATTAAAAGAAGGTTCCTATTTGTTGAAAGCTGTTCCCAAACTTGACCACATCGAACTCCACCACCAAAACTACGCTATCTTAGAGCAAAAATTGCACCCCAGCACTGTTTCCTGTGGTCTGACGTCGGAACCTGTCCATTATCGGTTTGCAACTCCCTGGGTCGGCCTAAACGAAAGAAATCATGTAGAATATATGCGAATTAAACATAGAAAAGAGCTGGTTAGCAATCTTTTGCGGAGGATTCTGGTCGGCAACATTCTTTCTATGTGTAAATCATTAAGATATGTGGTGGAAAACAAGATTGAAGCCGTTCTTGATTTAGAAGAATGCGCAAAGGTGGAAATAAAACGAGACGTGGAACTGGTAGCCTTTACTGGCGAATTTAAAGTAAATTTTAACATCCCGGATTTTTGGGGAATTGGGAAATCTTCCGCACGGGGCTATGGAACCGTCATTAGGGGGTAA
- the cas3 gene encoding CRISPR-associated helicase Cas3' produces the protein MTVFYAKHDQTYRQHLEAVYAAWKETITAKHHLIERLAKKYNFSVERFLQGTLLTVVFHDIGKMTKTFQNMMNAVRTDKKLDWKKNYRHELASFPFAVAAWKEFNQLSNLSQVPIEALAVVGHHKHLNADLTSFDREGSAALPDFVAGGLNEAYNFAREAFLQEGWSLPMLPDRIEKRNPYSLLAGLIGWDGRFGKLLYREDPERIRTLYFLTKGILHYADWHGSGGASVKYSITKSADALIKDLAEHCRGKGISFDGLRPFQEQMSSHSGHLIAIAPTGSGKTEASLLWALKNSNEMGGAKIIYLLPTMVTANNIWNRLCQFFGQENVGLTHSTASLFLEDKRGEEEADLWENRRNVLFAQTFISPVTVGTVDQLLTAGFNTGRWVLKEINAANAVIIIDEVHSYDGWTLGLLISCIRHFASLGTRFLLMSATLPATLVNLLRSELKGAEVIRENTLLNAKRSTYHLEDRQIEEATEEIKEAVKKKRRVLIVVNTVQLCQELAERFSDFSPICYHSRFIFRDRKKKEKEIEDAQFVIATQVVEVSLDIDFDLLFTECAPPDAIAQRAGRINRYRDPERNSRVFIFRASEKSEKIYSPINDPDILERSFDAFNHAPDNMSEQDLIQVVDQVYKDFQIEETEHYNNALTQYQLSQRSRMAILDSRLGEDDQEITRLQKYETISVIPILFKEDVLKLKPQGRRRYEVKIPLWYAMKHKIEERGILFCEMDYNDKIGGVFKSNGDSLLIF, from the coding sequence ATGACTGTATTCTATGCCAAACATGATCAAACCTATCGTCAACATCTTGAGGCGGTGTATGCTGCCTGGAAAGAGACAATCACGGCAAAACACCATCTAATTGAAAGATTGGCTAAAAAATACAATTTCTCTGTAGAGCGCTTTTTGCAGGGCACACTTTTAACTGTTGTTTTTCATGATATTGGCAAGATGACAAAGACCTTTCAGAATATGATGAATGCTGTTCGGACTGATAAAAAGTTAGACTGGAAGAAGAATTATCGGCATGAATTGGCATCTTTTCCCTTTGCTGTTGCTGCATGGAAGGAGTTCAACCAATTATCAAATTTGTCACAAGTTCCCATTGAAGCGCTTGCTGTTGTTGGGCACCACAAGCATCTTAATGCGGATCTCACATCATTTGACAGAGAGGGGAGTGCTGCTCTTCCAGATTTTGTGGCTGGTGGATTAAACGAAGCTTATAACTTTGCAAGAGAAGCATTTTTACAAGAAGGTTGGTCCTTGCCGATGTTACCAGATAGGATTGAGAAGCGGAATCCATATTCTTTACTGGCAGGACTTATAGGCTGGGATGGCCGTTTTGGAAAGTTATTATATAGGGAAGATCCCGAGAGGATTCGGACCCTCTATTTTTTGACAAAGGGCATCCTTCATTACGCTGATTGGCATGGGTCTGGAGGGGCAAGTGTTAAGTATTCAATTACAAAATCTGCGGACGCGCTTATTAAAGACTTAGCCGAACATTGTCGGGGGAAAGGCATATCGTTCGATGGGTTGAGGCCATTTCAAGAACAGATGAGTTCACATTCGGGGCACCTTATTGCTATCGCACCAACTGGAAGTGGAAAAACGGAGGCTTCTCTACTTTGGGCACTCAAAAATTCTAATGAAATGGGTGGTGCTAAAATTATATACCTTTTGCCCACTATGGTCACAGCCAACAATATCTGGAATCGACTCTGCCAGTTTTTTGGCCAAGAAAATGTTGGACTAACGCACTCTACAGCAAGCCTGTTTTTAGAAGATAAAAGAGGTGAAGAGGAAGCTGACCTATGGGAGAACCGCCGTAATGTTCTTTTTGCTCAAACATTTATAAGCCCTGTTACGGTGGGAACAGTTGACCAGCTCTTAACCGCTGGTTTCAATACCGGACGATGGGTTCTCAAGGAAATTAACGCTGCCAATGCGGTAATAATAATAGATGAGGTTCATTCTTATGACGGCTGGACTTTAGGTTTGCTTATTTCCTGTATTCGTCATTTTGCAAGTTTGGGAACTCGATTTTTGCTTATGAGCGCAACATTACCTGCTACACTTGTTAACCTTTTGCGATCAGAGTTGAAAGGTGCGGAGGTGATAAGGGAAAATACCCTGTTAAATGCTAAAAGAAGCACTTATCATTTGGAAGATCGCCAGATTGAGGAAGCGACCGAAGAGATTAAAGAAGCGGTCAAGAAAAAACGAAGAGTATTGATTGTGGTTAACACTGTCCAGCTCTGTCAAGAGTTGGCAGAACGATTCTCTGATTTTTCTCCAATCTGCTATCATTCCCGCTTCATTTTCCGAGATCGAAAAAAGAAAGAAAAGGAAATTGAAGATGCTCAATTTGTCATAGCTACCCAAGTGGTGGAAGTTTCACTCGATATTGATTTTGATTTGCTCTTTACAGAATGTGCTCCTCCTGATGCAATTGCTCAAAGGGCGGGAAGAATAAATCGCTATCGTGATCCAGAAAGAAACAGTCGTGTCTTTATTTTTCGGGCATCGGAAAAGAGTGAAAAGATATATAGTCCTATTAATGATCCAGATATTCTTGAGCGTTCTTTTGACGCATTTAATCACGCACCTGATAACATGTCTGAACAGGATTTAATTCAAGTGGTCGATCAAGTTTACAAAGACTTCCAAATTGAAGAAACAGAGCATTATAACAATGCACTGACGCAATACCAGCTTAGTCAGAGGAGCCGAATGGCAATACTTGACAGTCGACTGGGAGAGGATGATCAGGAAATAACCAGACTTCAGAAATATGAAACTATTTCTGTAATTCCAATACTGTTTAAAGAAGACGTTTTAAAATTAAAACCGCAGGGAAGGCGAAGGTATGAGGTAAAGATCCCGCTGTGGTACGCCATGAAACATAAAATTGAAGAAAGAGGGATTTTGTTCTGTGAAATGGACTACAATGATAAAATTGGTGGAGTCTTCAAATCAAACGGAGATTCATTATTGATTTTTTAA
- a CDS encoding type II toxin-antitoxin system HicA family toxin, protein MTRLLPTDYKTLLKIFQLYGCEYKRKAGSHHILAFSGAKRAIVIPEYDEIDIDIIKNNMRTVGMTREEYFELLKEV, encoded by the coding sequence ATGACAAGACTTTTACCAACAGATTACAAAACGCTATTGAAAATATTTCAGTTGTATGGGTGCGAATATAAGAGAAAAGCAGGTTCTCATCACATATTGGCTTTTTCCGGCGCCAAGAGAGCAATTGTTATCCCGGAATATGATGAAATAGATATTGATATTATCAAGAACAATATGCGGACGGTGGGGATGACAAGGGAGGAGTATTTTGAACTTCTGAAAGAGGTATAA
- the cas5 gene encoding CRISPR-associated protein Cas5, with translation MYLFKLKAFAVTASFRIPESHTFQQTLPLPPITTLIGLVGAAVGLRFEDAMKFREDNELLLGIIGTNQGEFKDLWKYHKIKASEVISDVLVREYLTNFEMSLYVGSQRDDVVRHVRESFLSPCYALSAGNSDDLLKIQQVGEVKNTDEVPLLEFKNTVLAGDYSANFDSAIDLEKVPITETIRAPQVYLLPTAFNFNGSERRVSERKSFTFVGSPIRLRDPIPGFQIEEEAIVLI, from the coding sequence ATGTATCTTTTTAAATTGAAGGCTTTTGCTGTTACCGCTTCGTTTCGTATACCTGAATCTCATACGTTCCAGCAGACACTTCCCCTACCACCAATAACCACCTTGATCGGCTTGGTGGGTGCTGCTGTTGGACTGCGTTTTGAAGATGCGATGAAATTCAGAGAGGATAATGAATTGTTGCTTGGTATAATCGGTACTAATCAGGGGGAGTTCAAAGATCTCTGGAAGTACCATAAAATTAAGGCAAGTGAGGTAATATCGGATGTGCTCGTAAGAGAGTACTTAACAAACTTCGAAATGTCGTTGTATGTTGGTTCACAAAGGGATGATGTTGTGAGGCATGTAAGGGAGAGTTTTTTGTCCCCATGTTACGCTTTAAGTGCCGGGAATAGTGACGATCTCCTAAAAATACAGCAGGTAGGTGAAGTAAAAAATACTGATGAAGTCCCTCTATTGGAATTCAAAAACACAGTATTAGCTGGTGACTATTCGGCAAATTTTGATTCGGCAATTGACCTGGAAAAGGTGCCGATTACAGAAACTATCAGAGCGCCACAGGTCTATCTTCTTCCGACAGCTTTCAACTTTAATGGTTCAGAGCGTCGCGTAAGTGAGAGAAAGTCTTTTACCTTTGTAGGTTCCCCGATACGATTAAGAGATCCGATACCAGGCTTTCAAATTGAAGAAGAGGCTATTGTTCTAATATGA
- a CDS encoding AbrB/MazE/SpoVT family DNA-binding domain-containing protein, with protein MYARVSSKGQVTIPKNIRKKLNIEKESGVLFLIEDDEIKLRGVPGSPSDHLAGSLKKYAREYVPLKKVRKAVQGRIADEIAGEDLSR; from the coding sequence ATGTATGCTAGAGTATCAAGCAAGGGGCAGGTTACCATTCCGAAAAACATACGTAAAAAATTGAACATAGAAAAAGAGAGTGGTGTCCTTTTTCTGATCGAGGATGATGAGATAAAACTCAGGGGAGTTCCGGGCTCTCCGTCGGACCACCTGGCGGGATCCCTGAAAAAGTATGCCAGGGAATATGTCCCTCTAAAAAAGGTAAGGAAAGCGGTTCAGGGAAGGATTGCCGATGAAATCGCCGGCGAAGACCTATCTCGCTGA
- a CDS encoding ERCC4 domain-containing protein has product MNTLWILESTDNPKFPYLLTIRQDGRTLLRLRVQERWPGQKGHVFCIREEDEGLHRIIEEVQRVPVVSLKRYGKRLAVVLDRPKNKRCDFLFLTKKYKSKEGEYEQIFWRTERGLKERKPRVKLSTYTKSELTITIDSAERYPWRFPNDTITREQLPVGDYALKEGNRITAVVERKTLDNIVAEFGRMSIFHQQLSELEAYRNSALVIEANYSDFLNPGKMKFYPPAFSAKAIAELHTFHPNLPIVFTGNRKLGQEWTHQFFSAITAHEEDTPHRKVSEVIARYGKTPETSGGSYYEIRENIETEFPQEFTIAMMRETFPDVPKSTLQRVLRDLKKEGTVQPHGRGKKSYWSKTLIDAD; this is encoded by the coding sequence ATGAACACGCTCTGGATACTTGAATCAACCGACAATCCAAAATTTCCTTACCTACTGACCATTAGGCAGGATGGAAGGACGCTTCTTCGTCTGCGTGTGCAGGAACGATGGCCCGGGCAGAAGGGGCATGTGTTCTGCATACGTGAAGAGGATGAAGGATTACACCGGATTATTGAAGAAGTTCAGCGTGTGCCAGTCGTTTCACTAAAGCGATACGGAAAACGCCTCGCTGTTGTCCTCGACAGACCGAAGAACAAGCGTTGCGATTTTCTTTTCCTCACTAAAAAATACAAATCCAAAGAGGGCGAATACGAACAGATATTCTGGCGAACCGAACGTGGATTAAAGGAACGAAAACCCAGGGTCAAACTCTCGACTTACACGAAGAGTGAACTCACAATTACAATCGACTCCGCTGAACGTTACCCTTGGCGATTTCCAAATGACACCATAACGAGAGAACAGCTTCCCGTCGGCGATTACGCATTAAAAGAAGGCAACAGAATCACCGCAGTGGTGGAGCGAAAGACACTTGATAATATCGTTGCCGAATTCGGCAGGATGAGTATCTTCCACCAGCAGTTGAGTGAGCTTGAGGCATACCGGAATTCGGCACTTGTCATCGAGGCCAATTATTCCGACTTTTTAAATCCAGGCAAGATGAAATTTTATCCACCCGCTTTTTCAGCAAAAGCAATCGCTGAACTGCATACATTTCACCCAAATTTACCAATTGTCTTTACCGGCAACCGCAAACTTGGCCAGGAATGGACACATCAATTCTTTTCCGCAATTACAGCCCACGAAGAAGACACGCCGCATCGTAAAGTCTCCGAAGTCATAGCCCGTTACGGAAAAACGCCCGAAACAAGCGGCGGCAGTTACTACGAGATAAGAGAAAACATAGAAACCGAATTTCCACAAGAATTCACCATTGCAATGATGCGAGAAACCTTCCCCGATGTTCCGAAATCGACGTTACAACGTGTATTGCGGGATCTTAAAAAAGAAGGAACCGTACAACCCCACGGCAGAGGAAAAAAGAGCTACTGGTCGAAAACCCTGATTGATGCTGATTAA
- a CDS encoding PIN domain-containing protein, whose amino-acid sequence MKSPAKTYLADTNVVLRYLLGDHPEFSPRADAFFQDVYKGVKKAEILDVVIVECVYVMEKYYGIPKAEIAAKLSGILNFQGIVNTAKSQVLSALLKYEATNADIVDCILAAASTESRAVVSFDSDMKKLKAVTESL is encoded by the coding sequence ATGAAATCGCCGGCGAAGACCTATCTCGCTGATACGAATGTAGTCCTCAGGTATCTGCTGGGGGATCACCCGGAATTCAGTCCCCGTGCCGACGCCTTCTTTCAAGATGTATATAAAGGCGTAAAAAAGGCAGAGATACTTGATGTAGTTATCGTGGAATGCGTGTATGTCATGGAAAAATATTACGGGATTCCGAAGGCCGAGATCGCGGCCAAGTTAAGCGGGATTTTAAATTTCCAGGGTATTGTGAACACGGCTAAATCACAAGTCCTCAGTGCCCTCCTGAAATATGAAGCTACAAATGCAGATATAGTCGACTGTATCCTCGCCGCAGCATCTACCGAATCAAGGGCAGTTGTTTCTTTTGACAGTGATATGAAAAAACTGAAAGCGGTTACTGAATCCCTGTGA
- the cas1 gene encoding CRISPR-associated endonuclease Cas1, whose product MQVVVNTPGTFITQKDECFRLKQKEKVFDISPLKVESVVISNQAMISTQAVVLALEHNIDVIFMDSYGNPIGRIWFSKMGSTALIRRRQLEAMDSPLGLQLVIDMVTQKLDNQARFLKKLMHARPGKEDHFTTSIQTIEQAKTKLSSDNTDLGIVRGRIMGLEGTAGRSYFQCMSALLPEKYQFKGRSRMPAKDPFNACLNYCYGILYSLVEKACILSGLDPYVGFLHTDNYNKKSLVFDLIEPFRIYGEQTAAYLFTGKKMRDEFFDFSDQAVSLNQKGKPVVVEAMNRHLDESIRYRRRNVKRRHIIQHEAHRMANILLAETGEKRPDWLEIKEF is encoded by the coding sequence ATGCAGGTTGTTGTCAATACACCGGGTACCTTCATCACGCAAAAAGATGAATGCTTTCGACTAAAACAGAAAGAAAAGGTATTCGACATCTCTCCTTTGAAAGTGGAAAGCGTTGTCATTTCCAATCAGGCTATGATTTCCACGCAAGCAGTAGTCCTCGCCCTGGAACATAACATAGATGTAATATTCATGGATTCTTACGGTAACCCCATCGGAAGAATATGGTTTTCCAAGATGGGGAGTACTGCCCTGATTCGCAGAAGACAGCTTGAGGCGATGGATAGTCCACTGGGGTTACAACTTGTCATTGATATGGTGACCCAAAAACTGGACAATCAGGCTCGTTTTCTGAAGAAATTGATGCACGCGCGCCCTGGCAAGGAAGATCATTTTACAACATCGATACAGACCATTGAACAGGCCAAAACTAAACTTTCCTCTGACAATACGGATTTGGGGATCGTTCGCGGCCGAATTATGGGACTCGAAGGAACCGCGGGAAGGAGTTACTTTCAATGCATGTCCGCTTTACTTCCTGAAAAGTATCAGTTCAAAGGACGTTCCCGCATGCCGGCGAAAGACCCCTTTAACGCATGTCTAAACTATTGTTATGGCATCCTGTATTCTCTTGTTGAAAAAGCGTGTATTTTATCCGGCCTTGATCCCTATGTCGGTTTTCTCCATACGGACAATTACAACAAGAAATCTCTTGTCTTTGACCTCATTGAACCTTTTCGTATATATGGTGAGCAAACAGCGGCTTATCTCTTTACAGGTAAAAAGATGAGAGATGAGTTTTTTGACTTCAGCGATCAAGCGGTATCTCTGAATCAGAAGGGTAAACCTGTTGTGGTTGAGGCGATGAACAGGCATCTTGATGAATCGATACGGTACCGCCGCAGGAATGTGAAGCGGCGCCACATAATTCAGCACGAAGCCCACCGCATGGCCAATATTCTTCTTGCCGAAACTGGAGAGAAGAGGCCTGACTGGCTGGAGATAAAGGAATTTTAG
- the cas2 gene encoding CRISPR-associated endonuclease Cas2, which produces MSVLIWIIYDISDDRTRNKVAKECKKYGLIRVQKSVFLGKLKANRFDELAEKCLDLINDDVDSLYLFPFCQEDFRQIKVMGQGFDRKLVNDEVLAQFF; this is translated from the coding sequence GTGTCCGTCCTCATTTGGATCATCTACGATATCTCAGACGACAGAACCCGCAACAAAGTCGCCAAAGAATGTAAAAAATACGGCCTCATCCGGGTCCAGAAAAGCGTATTTCTTGGCAAACTCAAGGCAAACCGCTTTGATGAACTGGCGGAGAAGTGCCTTGACCTCATAAATGATGATGTAGACAGCTTATACCTGTTTCCATTTTGCCAGGAGGATTTCAGACAGATCAAGGTCATGGGGCAGGGGTTTGACAGAAAACTGGTAAATGATGAGGTACTGGCACAATTCTTTTAA
- the cas4 gene encoding CRISPR-associated protein Cas4, with the protein MANNGPIENMDIADIGNSGIESSITASDILEYLFCPRFIYFENYLDIPQHEEKRFKVQKGRSIHEDKQKINLDYLRKKIGCADRKRSVYLSSDRGIRGIVDEILFLDDGTAAPLDYKYAEYKARTFRNHKYQLTFYGRLIREYYDVPVNKGFIIYTRSRNKLIEVTITEKMYSELDAIISDLRSVIQRGIYPKPTSYKARCGDCCYGNICEKVI; encoded by the coding sequence ATGGCTAACAATGGACCTATAGAAAATATGGATATTGCGGACATTGGCAATAGTGGGATTGAGTCTTCGATAACCGCGTCTGACATCCTTGAATATCTCTTTTGTCCAAGATTTATTTATTTTGAAAATTATCTCGACATTCCACAACATGAGGAAAAACGTTTCAAGGTTCAAAAGGGGCGGTCTATTCATGAGGATAAACAGAAGATAAATCTGGATTACTTGAGAAAGAAAATAGGGTGTGCTGACCGGAAACGTTCGGTTTACCTGTCATCTGATCGAGGTATCAGGGGTATTGTCGATGAAATTCTGTTTCTTGATGATGGAACTGCAGCACCTCTTGATTACAAATATGCTGAATACAAAGCTCGAACCTTCAGGAATCATAAATATCAGTTGACGTTTTATGGTCGGTTAATCCGGGAATATTACGACGTGCCTGTAAACAAGGGGTTCATTATATATACGCGAAGCCGGAACAAATTGATCGAGGTAACTATTACGGAAAAGATGTATAGCGAGCTGGATGCTATAATTAGTGATCTTCGTAGTGTAATCCAGAGAGGTATTTACCCAAAACCGACGAGCTATAAGGCACGGTGCGGCGATTGCTGTTACGGAAATATTTGTGAAAAGGTGATTTAG
- a CDS encoding CRISPR-associated endonuclease Cas6, with product MLGFLGTFSVNFEIPDYWGIGKSVSRGFGTIIKK from the coding sequence ATGCTCGGCTTCCTCGGCACTTTTTCCGTCAATTTTGAAATCCCCGATTACTGGGGTATCGGCAAGTCGGTGTCACGGGGGTTCGGAACGATTATCAAGAAATGA